From the genome of Primulina eburnea isolate SZY01 chromosome 12, ASM2296580v1, whole genome shotgun sequence, one region includes:
- the LOC140808312 gene encoding importin subunit beta-1-like: MAMEVTQVLLSAQAVDSTVRKHSEETLKQFQEQNLPGFLLSLSGELASEEKPVESRKLAGLILKNALDAKEQHRKYELVQRWLSLDAAVKSQIKACLLQTLSSTVSDARSTASQVIAKVAGIELPHRQWPELVGSLLSNIHQIPSHVKQATLETLGYLCEEVGPEVVDQDQVNKILTAVVQGMNANEGNIDVRLAATRALYNALGFAQANFSNDMERDYIMRVVCEATLSPEGKIRQAAFECLVSIGSAYYDKLAPYIQDIFNITSKAVREDAEPIALQAIEFWSSICDEEIDILEEYVGGFTADSDVPCYYFIKQALPALIPMLLETLLKQEEDQDLDEGAWNLAMAGGTCLGLVARTVGDDIVPLVMPFIEENITKGDWRQREAATYAFGSILEGPSPDKLTPIVNVALSFMLAALTNDPNSHVKDTTAWTLGRIFEFLHGSTVETPIITPANCQQIITVLLQSMKDVPNVSEKACGALYFLAQGYEDVGTSPLTPYFQEIVQSLLNVTHREDAGESRLRTAAYETLNEVVRCSTDETAHLVLELVQVIMTELHKTLEAQKLSSDEREKQNELQGLLCGCLQVIIQKLGASEPTKYAFMQYADQIMNLFLRVFASRSATVHEEAMLAIGALAYATGRNFAKYMPDFYKYLEMGLQNFEEYQVCAVTVGVVGDLCRALEAAILPYCDGIMTQLLKDLSSNQLHRSVKPPIFSCFGDIALAIGENFEKYLMYSMPMLQSAAELSAHTSGVDDEMLEYTNLLRNGILEAYSGIFQGFKNSPKTQLLIPYAPHILQFLDSIYMEKDMDDVVMKTAIGVLGDLADTLGSNAGSLIQQSLSSKDFLNECLSSDDHLIKESAEWARMAISRAISV; this comes from the exons ATGGCAATGGAAGTTACCCAGGTTCTTCTGAGTGCACAAGCAGTTGATTCAACAGTAAGGAAGCACTCTGAGGAGACCTTGAAACAGTTTCAGGAACAAAACCTTCCTGGTTTCTTGTTATCCCTTTCTGGAGAGCTTGCTAGTGAGGAAAAACCAGTTGAAAGCCGGAAACTAGCAGGTTTGATTCTTAAAAATGCTTTGGATGCCAAGGAACAGCATAGAAAGTATGAGCTTGTGCAAAGATGGTTATCATTAGATGCTGCTGTAAAGAGCCAAATCAAGGCATGCTTGTTACAGACCCTCTCCTCTACTGTATCTGATGCGAGGTCCACGGCATCACAAGTCATTGCAAAAGTTGCAGGCATTGAATTGCCGCATCGTCAGTGGCCTGAGCTGGTAGGATCCCTTCTATCAAATATCCACCAGATTCCTTCCCATGTTAAACAAGCTACCCTTGAAACACTGGGGTACTTATGTGAGGAAGTTGGTCCAGAGGTTGTTGATCAAGATCAAGTAAACAAAATACTTACAGCAGTAGTTCAAGGCATGAATGCTAATGAAGGAAATATAGATGTCCGTCTTGCTGCCACCCGGGCTCTGTATAATGCTTTGGGATTTGCCCAGGCTAACTTTTCGAATGATATGGAGCGAGATTACATAATGAGAGTTGTTTGTGAGGCCACACTCTCACCAGAAGGGAAGATTCGGCAGGCTGCATTCGAGTGTTTGGTCTCGATTGGGTCAGCATATTATGATAAGTTAGCTCCATACATTCAAGACATTTTCAATATCACTTCCAAGGCTGTCCGAGAAGATGCTGAGCCGATTGCTCTTCAGGCAATTGAATTTTGGAGCTCCATATGTGATGAGGAAATTGATATTTTGGAAGAGTATGTAGGTGGTTTTACCGCAGATTCTGATGTTCCatgctattattttattaagcaGGCACTACCTGCTCTGATTCCTATGTTATTAGAGACACTCCTTAAGCAAGAAGAGGATCAGGATCTTGACGAGGGTGCTTGGAATCTTGCAATGGCTGGTGGAACTTGCCTTGGTTTGGTCGCCAGAACTGTGGGGGATGACATTGTACCTCTCGTCATGCCATTTATCGAAGAGAATATAACAAAGGGAGACTGGAGGCAGAGAGAAGCTGCCACTTATGCATTTGGTTCCATATTAGAAGGACCTTCACCTGACAAGCTAACTCCTATTGTCAATGTTGCTTTAAGTTTCATGCTCGCTGCTTTGACCAATGATCCAAATAGCCATGTTAAGGATACAACTGCGTGGACCCTGGGAAGAATATTTGAATTTCTTCATGGTTCAACTGTGGAGACTCCTATCATTACCCCAGCAAACTGCCAACAGATTATCACAGTTCTCCTCCAGAGCATGAAAGACGTACCTAATGTCTCTGAGAAAGCATGTGGTGCTCTCTATTTCTTAGCTCAAGGTTACGAGGATGTGGGCACATCACCTTTGACACCTTATTTCCAGGAAATTGTTCAGTCTCTTCTCAATGTCACTCATAGAGAAGATGCAGGTGAGTCTCGACTTAGGACAGCTGCCTATGAGACCCTAAATGAAGTAGTAAGGTGCTCAACTGATGAAACAGCTCACTTAGTGTTGGAACTAGTTCAAGTAATCATGACTGAGCTTCACAAGACTCTCGAAGCACAGAAACTTTCTTCTGATGAGAGAGAGAAGCAGAATGAATTACAGGGCCTTCTATGTGGGTGCTTGCAGGTCATCATCCAGAAATTAGGTGCATCGGAACCGACCAAGTATGCTTTTATGCAGTATGCAGATCAGATTATGAATCTTTTTCTACGAGTTTTTGCTAGTAGAAGTGCCactgttcatgaagaagcgatGCTTGCCATTGGTGCCCTTGCCTATGCAACAGGTCGCAACTTCGCTAAGTACATGCCTGATTTTTATAAGTATTTGGAGATGGGACTTCAGAATTTTGAGGAATATCAAGTCTGTGCTGTCACCGTTGGTGTTGTGGGGGATTTGTGCAGGGCTTTGGAGGCTGCTATTTTACCTTATTGTGATGGGATAATGACCCAGCTTCTTAAAGACTTGTCAAGCAACCAGTTGCACAGGTCTGTGAAGCCTCCAATCTTTTCATGCTTTGGTGACATAGCTCTGGCAATTGGAGAAAACTTTGAGAAGTATTTGATGTATTCCATGCCCATGTTGCAGAGTGCTGCAGAGTTGTCTGCCCACACATCAGGTGTTGATGATGAAATGTTAGAATACACTAACCTTCTAAGGAATGGAATTTTAGAGGCATATTCTGGGATATTTCAGGGCTTCAAGAACTCTCCGAAAACCCAACTTCTGATTCCATACGCACCTCACATTCTGCAATTCCTGGACAGCATTTACATGGAGAAAGATAT GGATGATGTCGTGATGAAAACTGCTATAGGAGTCCTTGGAGATCTAGCTGATACTTTGGGCAGTAATGCGGGTTCTTTGATTCAGCAGTCTCTGTCAAGCAAAGACTTTTTAAATGAATGCTTGTCTTCTGATGATCATTTGATTAAAGAATCTGCTGAGTGGGCCAGGATGGCCATTAGTCGTGCCATATCTGTTTGA